Genomic segment of Candidatus Sysuiplasma jiujiangense:
GACCACAGGTTTTTTCCCGATATGCTGTCCGCGACAGAATCGGCTTCCCTCCCTTCGCGAATAAGCGTGTCCGCCGTCTCCCTGCCGGCTCCGAGTGATTCCAGCAGCTTCCGTGCGGCCTTTTCCTGCTGTTTCATGGTGTTCGCGCAGCAGGTCAATTGCATGCATTGTTGATAAACCATTGCGGACAGCCTCTCGGAAGAACTGTCTTTTTAACCTCCCTGCTTATGAGCATTCCGTACGGCGGGTGAATCATTCTGGCTGCAGCCCTTGAAGAGAAACTGAACGGCATCGTCGAAAAGTTCGGCCGGGACACTTCCATATACATGGAGAGCGCTGACGGCAGTTTCGTCTTCGAACACAATACGTCGTCCGAATTTCCCGCAGCAAGCATAATCAAGCTTTTCATTCTCGATTATGCGCTGGAGAAGGACGGCAGGCTCGACGACACTGCGGCCGTGGATGACATCAGGCCCGGCGACGACAGCATGCTGAAATTCTTTGCCGGGTCGGAGCTCACAATCCGTTCACTGCTGTCCATGATGATAGATGTCAGCGACAACACGGCAACAAACTTCCTGATAGACAGGTACGGTATGCCCTCCATAAACGCACACATATCGGCCCGCGGCATGCCGCATACGCATCTGCGGCGCCGGATGCTCGACTTTGAATCGAGGAAGAGGGGCATGGACAATGTGACATCGCTTCAGGATGTTTTCAGGCTGATAAAATTGCATACCCGCCGTGAGTCGGGAGGCGCAGCAGGCAGCCAGGGCACGGTGTTTGAGGAATTAATGCGGTCCCAGCATGACAGGAGCAGGCTGTCACTCCTCCTCCCCGAGGGCATTACGGGAACGAAGAGCGGCAGCCTGGACGATGTTTACAGCGATGTCGGTTTCTATGCAGTCGGCGGCAGATACTCCTACGCCGGTTTTCTGACCAGGGGAAGGGCGGTTGAAGACGCAAGGCTCTTCATACCCGAGCTGTCGCTCCTTTTCTTCAACAGGCTTGCCGTTCTTCCGGGATGAGACCGATGCGCCCCTTCCTGCCATGTCCGGCGGCGCATCAGATGATGTCGTACCTCTTCCTGTACGACTGCGGATCCTTCACATTCTCGTAGCTTATGCCGTCCTTCCATTTTGCGTATGCCCATTTCTCGAAGTTATTTTTCTGTT
This window contains:
- a CDS encoding serine hydrolase yields the protein MESADGSFVFEHNTSSEFPAASIIKLFILDYALEKDGRLDDTAAVDDIRPGDDSMLKFFAGSELTIRSLLSMMIDVSDNTATNFLIDRYGMPSINAHISARGMPHTHLRRRMLDFESRKRGMDNVTSLQDVFRLIKLHTRRESGGAAGSQGTVFEELMRSQHDRSRLSLLLPEGITGTKSGSLDDVYSDVGFYAVGGRYSYAGFLTRGRAVEDARLFIPELSLLFFNRLAVLPG